The following is a genomic window from Bosea sp. RAC05.
TGGTGTAGATCGCGCCGAGGAACAGCCAGGAGCCGTGTTCGCGCGAGACCAGAACGGTGTGCTTGCCCTGCCAGCCGAGCCCTGCCGCCTGCGCCAACGGCTTTTCCATCACCGGCGCAGTGTCGACGAAGACCTTGACGTCGGCCCCGCCCTGGGCGGCGAGCAAGCCGGCGACGCTCTTGAGCTTGCCCTTGATCACGTCGTGATAATCGCGCCGGCGCGCATAGAGCGAGATGGCGGCCTGGTCGGGATGGTCGAGCACCGCCAGCGGATCGCCCTCGGGGGCATAGCTCATGCCCAGCATCACAACCGACCGGGCCTCGCTCCAGAGCCGGCGTGGTGCGGCGCGCTGGTCCGTGCGCTCCTCCATCCAGGCCATCTCGCCTTGGTGGCCCTGCTCCAGCCAGGCGGCGAGCCGGCCGGGCGCCTCGGGGATCGAGTCGGCGCCAGCCACGCGAGCGACGGAAAACCCTTCCGCCAGCGCGCGGGCGACGACCGCCTGCTTGAGGCGCTCGGGCTTCAGAAGTCGAGGTCGTCGTAATGAGCGCTCGGCGCCATGCCCGGCACCCGGTCGCTCAGCAGCGGCCGGAAGCTCGGCCTCGACTTGATCCTCGCATACCATGCGCGCGCCGCTTCATCCTCGTCCCAGGGCACGTCGCCGAGATAATCGACGCAGGAGAGATGCGCCGCGGCGGCGAGATCGGCATAGCTCAGCTCGGAGCCGGCCAGCCAGTTCCGCTTGGCCGTCAGCCAGGCGATGTAGCGCAAATGATAGCGCACATTGGCGCGCGCGGCGCGGATCGCGCCCATCTCGGGCGGGCCGCCGCCCTCCTCGCGCGCCATGAAGCGCTTCATCACCTTTTCCAGCACCAGCGGCGCGGTGATCTCGTCGTTGAACTTGATCGAGAACCAGTCCAGCAGGCGGCGCACCTCGACGCGCGGGCCCGGGCCTTCCGGCAGCAGCCGCCGTTCGGCCAGGGCCAGCCCCCGCGTCTCATCGAGATATTCGGCGATCGGGCCGGCGCCGGGCACGGTGAGGCCGGTGTCCTCGCGGAACACCGGCGTCGTGCCCGCGGGGTTCATCTCCAGGAAGTCGCGCCGCCGCTCCCAGACGCGCTCCTCGACCAGGTTCGCCTCGAGGCCGAACTCGCCGAGCACCAGGCGGATGAAGCGCGAATGCGGGCATAGCGGGTAATGATGAAGGGTCGCCATGGCACTCATGAAACAGGCAGGTGGGGCCGAAGCAGGGCCGCAAGACACAATCGCGTCCGCAGAGGCGCAGCGCGCCGCTATAAAGCCGCCCGGTGAGGCTCACAACCCGCTTGGCGGCATTGGCTGCGAAATGCCGCGTTCGGGTTGGGATTTTGGTAACCAATTCGCAAAGAGCTGAGCCTATCGATGCGGGGCAGGACGATTGCCCCGCATTGCCCGGGACCGACGAGGACGAGCCGCCATGGAAAACCTGTTCGAGGCGCTCATCCTCGGCATCGTCGAAGGGCTCACCGAGTTCCTGCCGGTCTCCTCTACCGGCCACCTGCTGCTGCTGGGCCATTTCCTCGGCTTCGAATCGAACGGGAAATCCTTCGAGGTCCTGGTCCAGCTCGGCGCCATCCTCGCCATCACGCTGGTCTATTTCCGCCGCCTGCTCGACATCGCGCTGCGTATCCCGAGCGACCCGGCCGCCCGGCGCTTCGTGCTCGGCGTGCTCGTCGCCTTCCTGCCGGCCGCGCTGATCGGCGCCCTGCTGCACGGCTTCATCAAGAGTGTGCTGTTCAACCCGGTCATCGTCTGCTGCACGCTGATCGCCGGCGGCCTGATCCTGCTCGTGGTCGATGATCTGGAGCTGGAGGAGAAGCATCAGGACGCCACCACCTTCCCGCTGGCGATGTATCTGAAGATCGGGCTGATCCAGTGTTTGGCGATGGTGCCCGGCGTCTCCCGCTCGGGCTCGACCATCGTCGGCGCCATGCTGCTCGGCGCCAGCAAGCGCGCCGCGGCGGAGTTCTCCTTCTTCCTGGCGATGCCGACCATGGCGGGCGCTTTCGCCTACGACCTGCTCAAGAACTACAAGACGCTGACGGTCGACGACGTCACGCTGATTGCGGTCGGGTTCGTCGCGGCCTTCGTCGCGGCCCTGGTCGTGGTGCGCAGCTTCCTCGACTTCGTCTCGAAGCGCGGCTTCGCCCCCTTCGCCTGGTGGCGGATCATCGTCGGGCTGTTCGGACTCGCCGGGCTCTGGATCCACGGCTGACGAACGTCGCACGGGAGGACTTGCGGCCGCTGCCCGCGTGCAGCACGCTGTCGGGATGGGACCTGGGCCGGCTGCTCCAGACGAGGCGCTCTACGATCTCTGCATCGGGCAACCGGGCCGGTTCGCGAAGCGCTCCAACGCGACACTCCGCTTGACCGACGAAGGCATCGACTATGCGCTCGAAGGTCGGTCTGGCTTGCGCCCTTATTCTGGGCTGAAGGCGGTCCGGATTCAGCTGTTCTCGCCGGCCCCGCACCTCTCCGCGCTGATCCAGCTCGACTTCATCAAAGGCTGGCCCCTGATCGTGCATTCCTCCACGCTCGACGGCCAGATTGCCAAGGGACGAGGCCGCACCTTCGTCGCCTTCGTCACGGATTTGCACCGCCGCCTCTCGCCGCAGGACAGGGCCCGCATCGTCTTTCGCCGCGGCTTTTCGCCGGTCAGGCACCTCGTGATCACGATCGGCGCCGTGGTGATCGCGGTTCCCGCTTTCGGGCTCCTGCTGCTGGCGCTCGTCGGACAGGTCCCGATCGGCCAGGCGATCTGGCCCGGCATCCCCGGCGCATTGCTGGCCGCCGGTTTCCTCAACCTCGCTTTCTGGTCACGGCCGGGCCGCTATGATCCCGAGCGCTTGCCGGATGGGCTCTGGCCTCGGAGCTAGCCGCGCGCGTCAGCCTGGATGCCCCGGCCCGTCATCCCGGCTCTGCTGCGGCGGCAGGCCGCGCGGCAGCGTCGCCGTTTCACGTTCGATCATGCGGTGGACGACCGGCGGATTCGGTCCCTTGTGCAGGGCCCGCACCCGGTCGGCGATCTCGGCGTCGGCCTGGGTGATGCGCTGGGCCTGGCGCACATACTCCACCCAGGTCGGGGTGTCGTAGCGCTCGACCCAGAGCTCCGGATCGGTCAGGTCGCGCAGCAATGTCCAGTGCCGCGCCCCGTCGCGGCGACGGATGCGGCGCCGCTCCGCCATCGCCTTGAGGAACTCGACGACGTCCTCCTCGCGGATCAGCCATTCGATCGTCACGATCACCGGCCCGCTGCGCGGCTCGATGCCGACAGCGACCTTCGGCTCGCGCCAGCGGCTGAGCGGATCGAGATTGAGCGCCTCGAGTGGCGGAAGCTGGTAGCGGAAGCCCAGCGCGGCCCCGGCCAGCAGCGCGAAGGCCGAGATGATGAGCGCCTGCTCCGCGCCGAAATGCACCACGGCCTGGCCCCAGACCCAGCTGCCCGCCGCCATGCCGCCGAAGGCCGCCATCTGGTAGATCGCCAGGGCGCGGCCCACGACCCAGCGTGGCGCCGAGAGCTGGACCGTGGCGTTGAAGGTGGACAGCGTCATCACCCAGCAGGCGCCTGCCACGGCCAGCGCCGGCATGGTCAGCCACATCGTCGTGCTGACGCCCAGCAGCGCAGCGGACGCCGCGTAGGCGGCGAAGGTCGCCCGCACCAGTGCCTCGGTGGTCAGCTTCCGCCGAAGCCTCGCGCTCAGGAAGGCCCCGACCACCGCGCCGGCTCCGAAGGCGCCGAGCAGGACGCCGAACACGATCGGGCCGCCCTTGACCAGGTCGCGCGCGATCAGCGGCAGCAGCGCGAGCGCCACGATGCCGCCGAAGCCGAAGGCGAAGGAGCGCAGGATGACGCTGCGGATATTGGGCGACATCGCGACATAGCGCACGCCGGCCCCCATCGCGATCAGCAGGGTCTCGCGCGGCAGCACGCGCTCCACCTTGGGGGGCCGCCAGCGCGCCAGCACCGTGATCAGCGCGACATAGCTGAAGGCGTTGAGGACGAAGGCGGCGACCGCGCCCGCCGCCGCGACGATGGCGCCGCCGATGGCCGGGCCGACGCTGCGCGCGATGTTGAAGGCGACGCTGTTCAGCGTCACCGCGGCCGGCACGTCGCGGCGTGGCACCATGTCCCCGACCGAGGATTGCCAGGCCGGGTTGTTCAGCGCCGTGCCGCAGCCGATCAGGAAGGTGAAGCCGAGCAGGAGCCAGGGGGTCATCAGCTCGAACCAGGCGAAGACCGCGAGCAGGATCGAGACGAGGAGCATGAAGCCCTGCGCCGTCAGCATGATGCGCCGGCGGTCGTAATTGTCGGAGATCGCGCCGGCGGCGAGCGAGAACAGCATCACCGGCAGGGTCGTCGAGGCCTGCACGAGGGCGACCATGTCCGGCGAATCGGCGATCGCCGTCATCATCCAGGAGGCGCCGACCATCTGGACGAGCCCGCCGAAATTCGAGGCGAGGCTGGCGAACCACACCGCCCGGAAGATCGGCTGGCGCAGTGGCACGAAGGGCGAATTGCGCCCCGGATCCGGGGCGACGCCCTCGGCCGCGAGCTCGGCGCGCGCTACGTCGGCTGTCGGCTGAGCTTGGGTATCGTCAGGCATCCCATAGGGTTAGAGCCTCGTCCCCGGCCTGCCAACCGCGATTGCGCGCGGGGCCGGCTTGCGTCAG
Proteins encoded in this region:
- the queG gene encoding tRNA epoxyqueuosine(34) reductase QueG, producing the protein MVCEDQVEAELPAAAERPGAGHGAERSLRRPRLLKPERLKQAVVARALAEGFSVARVAGADSIPEAPGRLAAWLEQGHQGEMAWMEERTDQRAAPRRLWSEARSVVMLGMSYAPEGDPLAVLDHPDQAAISLYARRRDYHDVIKGKLKSVAGLLAAQGGADVKVFVDTAPVMEKPLAQAAGLGWQGKHTVLVSREHGSWLFLGAIYTTAELPVDAPETDHCGSCRRCLDICPTDAFPAPYQLDSRRCIAYLTIEHPGHIDPALRPGIGNRVFGCDDCLAVCPWNKFAQAARETRLSLRDELDALPLADLAGLDDAAFRALFAGTPVKRTGRDRFIRNVLIAIGNSGRPDLAASALALLADPSPLVRAMAAWALIRLDPPQARSLAGKALAMEKDEEVRREWLALPHATDAAS
- a CDS encoding undecaprenyl-diphosphate phosphatase, yielding MENLFEALILGIVEGLTEFLPVSSTGHLLLLGHFLGFESNGKSFEVLVQLGAILAITLVYFRRLLDIALRIPSDPAARRFVLGVLVAFLPAALIGALLHGFIKSVLFNPVIVCCTLIAGGLILLVVDDLELEEKHQDATTFPLAMYLKIGLIQCLAMVPGVSRSGSTIVGAMLLGASKRAAAEFSFFLAMPTMAGAFAYDLLKNYKTLTVDDVTLIAVGFVAAFVAALVVVRSFLDFVSKRGFAPFAWWRIIVGLFGLAGLWIHG
- a CDS encoding MFS transporter → MPDDTQAQPTADVARAELAAEGVAPDPGRNSPFVPLRQPIFRAVWFASLASNFGGLVQMVGASWMMTAIADSPDMVALVQASTTLPVMLFSLAAGAISDNYDRRRIMLTAQGFMLLVSILLAVFAWFELMTPWLLLGFTFLIGCGTALNNPAWQSSVGDMVPRRDVPAAVTLNSVAFNIARSVGPAIGGAIVAAAGAVAAFVLNAFSYVALITVLARWRPPKVERVLPRETLLIAMGAGVRYVAMSPNIRSVILRSFAFGFGGIVALALLPLIARDLVKGGPIVFGVLLGAFGAGAVVGAFLSARLRRKLTTEALVRATFAAYAASAALLGVSTTMWLTMPALAVAGACWVMTLSTFNATVQLSAPRWVVGRALAIYQMAAFGGMAAGSWVWGQAVVHFGAEQALIISAFALLAGAALGFRYQLPPLEALNLDPLSRWREPKVAVGIEPRSGPVIVTIEWLIREEDVVEFLKAMAERRRIRRRDGARHWTLLRDLTDPELWVERYDTPTWVEYVRQAQRITQADAEIADRVRALHKGPNPPVVHRMIERETATLPRGLPPQQSRDDGPGHPG
- a CDS encoding glutathione S-transferase family protein gives rise to the protein MATLHHYPLCPHSRFIRLVLGEFGLEANLVEERVWERRRDFLEMNPAGTTPVFREDTGLTVPGAGPIAEYLDETRGLALAERRLLPEGPGPRVEVRRLLDWFSIKFNDEITAPLVLEKVMKRFMAREEGGGPPEMGAIRAARANVRYHLRYIAWLTAKRNWLAGSELSYADLAAAAHLSCVDYLGDVPWDEDEAARAWYARIKSRPSFRPLLSDRVPGMAPSAHYDDLDF